The following proteins are co-located in the Piscirickettsia litoralis genome:
- the rplU gene encoding 50S ribosomal protein L21, which translates to MYAVIKSGGKQYRVKEGQILKIEKIEKDQGASVEFDQVLMVGEGESLKVGTPTVENAKVTAEVLEHAKGRKIQIIKFRRRKNSRRQMGHRQWYTAVKITGIQG; encoded by the coding sequence ATGTACGCGGTCATCAAGAGCGGCGGAAAACAGTATCGAGTTAAAGAGGGCCAGATCCTCAAAATCGAAAAAATTGAAAAAGATCAAGGCGCGAGTGTTGAATTTGATCAAGTATTGATGGTGGGTGAAGGTGAGAGCCTAAAGGTAGGTACACCAACTGTTGAGAATGCGAAAGTTACAGCTGAAGTTTTAGAGCATGCTAAAGGCCGTAAAATTCAGATCATCAAATTCCGTCGTCGTAAAAACTCACGTCGTCAAATGGGTCACCGCCAGTGGTATACTGCGGTTAAGATCACCGGAATTCAAGGTTAA
- the rpmA gene encoding 50S ribosomal protein L27, translating into MATKKAGGSTRNGRDSESKRLGVKRFGGQVVKAGNILVRQRGTRFHAGTDVGCGKDHTLFAKADGRVQFEIKGPHKRKFVSIVAE; encoded by the coding sequence ATGGCAACTAAAAAAGCCGGTGGTAGTACCCGGAACGGTCGCGATTCGGAATCGAAACGCTTAGGCGTGAAACGCTTCGGCGGCCAAGTTGTAAAAGCAGGTAACATTTTAGTACGTCAGCGCGGAACACGTTTTCACGCCGGTACTGATGTAGGCTGTGGTAAGGATCACACCCTATTTGCTAAGGCAGATGGTCGTGTTCAGTTTGAAATCAAAGGTCCACACAAGCGCAAGTTTGTGAGCATCGTTGCTGAGTAA
- a CDS encoding methyl-accepting chemotaxis protein translates to MKKQAVIYDSDGEINNLGELFLYIDKSAVIAKLNSRLVAIVFEIIILNIVLLLCLSLLLRRIVIQPLQQISDAINDIAAGEGDLTQRVETKSADEIGDLGKGFNLFVDKIHTIIAAVASRATSINRGSDRIETINSELADHMDVQADRLRSVGDSVAEVQRSIANVEKLAGGAATQATQSVKTAQSGGSIVKNNIESMHSISDAVNKSATSIRTLGELGESINSVIETINTIASQTNLLALNAAIEAARAGEQGRGFAVVADEVRKLAIRTAEATDEVAPVIRSIQTEVQQSVEQMNEGVKRVDAGVQEVTRAGEMLDEIVTSITDVTSATDEIAAAVSEQTASTTEVKNYMQETLSEIDQLKDGTHDASESAKDLSQGAKHLMKLVNQFTIDASAIDAAEHEEDIDQDGSEGVKEQQPV, encoded by the coding sequence ATGAAAAAACAAGCGGTTATTTATGATAGCGATGGTGAGATCAATAACTTAGGTGAATTATTTTTATACATTGATAAAAGTGCGGTGATTGCTAAGTTAAATTCTCGATTGGTGGCAATAGTTTTTGAAATTATTATCTTAAATATCGTTTTGTTGCTTTGCTTATCGTTATTGCTGCGTCGAATTGTTATTCAGCCGCTTCAACAAATCTCTGATGCAATTAATGATATTGCCGCAGGAGAAGGCGATTTGACTCAGCGTGTTGAAACAAAATCAGCGGATGAGATCGGTGACTTAGGTAAGGGCTTTAATTTATTTGTTGATAAAATTCATACAATTATTGCGGCTGTTGCCAGTAGAGCGACGAGTATTAACCGTGGTTCTGATCGCATCGAGACAATTAACAGTGAGCTTGCTGACCATATGGATGTGCAGGCTGATCGCTTGCGCTCTGTTGGTGATTCTGTTGCCGAAGTTCAGCGCTCGATCGCTAATGTAGAAAAGCTCGCTGGAGGAGCGGCAACTCAAGCAACTCAGTCGGTAAAGACGGCTCAATCTGGCGGTAGTATCGTTAAGAACAACATCGAAAGCATGCATAGCATCAGTGATGCGGTGAATAAAAGTGCGACGAGTATTCGTACTCTGGGTGAGCTCGGTGAGTCGATTAATAGTGTGATAGAGACGATTAATACGATTGCAAGTCAAACTAACTTGCTTGCTCTAAATGCAGCCATTGAGGCGGCGCGTGCTGGGGAGCAGGGTCGTGGTTTTGCGGTTGTGGCAGATGAGGTGAGAAAGCTTGCTATACGCACGGCAGAGGCGACAGATGAGGTCGCTCCTGTGATACGTTCGATTCAAACCGAAGTTCAGCAGTCGGTTGAACAGATGAATGAGGGCGTAAAGCGCGTGGATGCAGGGGTCCAGGAAGTCACGCGTGCCGGAGAGATGCTTGATGAGATCGTGACTTCTATTACAGATGTAACAAGTGCGACCGATGAGATTGCGGCGGCGGTTTCTGAACAAACAGCATCGACCACTGAAGTGAAAAACTACATGCAAGAGACTTTATCAGAAATTGATCAGCTGAAAGATGGAACGCATGATGCTTCTGAGTCGGCTAAAGATTTATCGCAAGGGGCTAAGCACTTAATGAAGCTGGTGAACCAATTTACTATTGATGCTTCTGCAATTGACGCCGCTGAGCATGAAGAGGATATTGATCAAGATGGCAGTGAAGGGGTGAAGGAGCAGCAGCCGGTCTAA
- a CDS encoding glycosyltransferase family 39 protein: protein MNFKQWSPTRWFWTFVLAEMLLWFLLPTVVRHVTPMDSTEGAMWGQYLTWGYTRDPWLNAWLTRLALTISNNHDWSIYLFSQLAVGAAFWSVWRLGKIILSPWLALIAVLVLFGLQYYNIAAVDFNDNVCEIALWPLMALYLYRACTTNRLKHWILLGIFSGLGLMAKYYTALPLLAMLIFMLSTPTGRACFKSKGVYIALLVFSVVIAPHFIWLPHHDYITLTYSFGKVDNHASFLERHIGYALHFFFAQLFTFLGACVLFAFVVMGKKGKSDWLGSPSFDLSCGFINQKKKLNAFDQNFLWIVGFGPFVLTLLASIAFGWKLNTMWGTPIQSLWGLVVVAMIQPYLTCAKLERFLIAVAVVTLLIGLGYTLSLTKRGSHSSANFPVREIAAKMTADWYQRYQTKLSYVAGPNKAVSYMARYSKDRPQALIGWDSTWSPWVNMKDFREKGAAFILMTKDSPDPRAGFPEYLLERYPNLIVLPVSKVSWLRAKPGQAPFYYRFAFLPPNNQKITGNNNENCYCSSSI, encoded by the coding sequence GTGAATTTTAAACAGTGGTCACCTACGCGCTGGTTTTGGACCTTCGTGCTCGCAGAGATGTTATTGTGGTTTTTATTGCCGACTGTTGTGCGTCACGTCACGCCGATGGACTCTACTGAAGGGGCGATGTGGGGGCAGTACCTAACCTGGGGCTATACGCGAGACCCTTGGCTTAATGCCTGGCTAACACGTCTTGCTTTAACGATTAGCAATAACCATGATTGGTCGATTTATTTGTTTTCACAGCTTGCTGTGGGCGCTGCGTTTTGGTCAGTTTGGCGTCTTGGTAAAATAATTTTATCGCCTTGGCTGGCTTTAATTGCTGTTCTAGTTTTATTCGGTTTGCAATATTACAATATTGCGGCCGTGGATTTTAATGATAATGTTTGTGAAATTGCCTTGTGGCCGTTGATGGCGCTTTATTTGTATCGAGCTTGCACAACAAATCGCTTAAAACACTGGATTTTGCTTGGTATTTTTTCAGGTTTAGGTCTAATGGCAAAGTATTATACTGCTTTGCCATTATTGGCCATGCTGATTTTTATGCTCTCTACTCCTACAGGGCGAGCTTGTTTTAAGTCTAAAGGGGTTTATATTGCCTTATTGGTCTTTAGTGTTGTTATCGCACCGCATTTTATTTGGCTGCCGCATCATGATTACATCACTTTGACATATTCCTTTGGTAAGGTTGATAATCACGCAAGTTTTCTAGAGCGGCATATCGGCTATGCCTTGCATTTTTTCTTTGCTCAATTGTTTACGTTTTTAGGTGCTTGTGTACTTTTTGCTTTTGTGGTGATGGGCAAGAAAGGCAAGAGTGATTGGTTAGGGTCACCGAGTTTTGATCTTAGCTGTGGTTTTATTAACCAAAAGAAAAAACTAAACGCTTTTGATCAGAATTTTTTGTGGATAGTTGGTTTTGGGCCATTTGTATTGACACTGCTAGCTTCTATTGCTTTTGGTTGGAAGCTAAACACCATGTGGGGTACACCGATTCAGTCGCTTTGGGGGCTGGTGGTGGTGGCGATGATTCAGCCCTATCTAACTTGTGCGAAGCTAGAGCGCTTTTTAATCGCTGTGGCCGTTGTGACACTATTAATCGGCTTGGGATACACTCTGTCCTTAACGAAAAGAGGTTCTCACAGCAGCGCAAATTTCCCTGTACGAGAAATTGCTGCAAAAATGACAGCAGATTGGTACCAACGTTATCAAACTAAGTTATCTTATGTGGCAGGGCCAAATAAGGCGGTGAGTTATATGGCGCGTTATTCAAAGGATCGACCGCAGGCTTTGATTGGTTGGGATTCAACTTGGAGCCCGTGGGTTAATATGAAAGACTTTAGAGAAAAAGGCGCAGCTTTTATTTTAATGACTAAAGACTCACCGGATCCTCGCGCAGGTTTCCCTGAATATTTATTAGAGCGTTATCCTAATTTAATTGTATTGCCCGTTAGTAAAGTATCTTGGTTGCGTGCTAAGCCTGGGCAAGCACCGTTTTATTATCGTTTTGCTTTCTTGCCGCCTAACAATCAAAAAATAACAGGGAATAATAATGAGAATTGCTATTGTTCATCATCAATATAA
- the efp gene encoding elongation factor P codes for MATYNTSEFKGGLKLIIDNDPCSIIENEFVKPGKGQAFNRVKLRNLKTGRVLERTYKSGESVEAADVMETDVQFLYSDGAEWHFMEPNSFEQYVMNKEGVGETEKWLKGQEECVLTLWNGQPLSVEPPKFAELEVTDTDPGLKGDTSGSGGKPATLETGAVVRVPLFVQIGETVKVDTRKSEYVGRVSK; via the coding sequence ATGGCAACATATAATACCAGCGAATTTAAAGGTGGTCTAAAGTTAATTATTGATAATGACCCTTGTTCGATTATTGAAAATGAATTTGTGAAGCCTGGGAAAGGACAAGCTTTTAATCGTGTGAAGCTGCGTAACTTGAAAACAGGTCGTGTCTTAGAACGTACTTATAAGTCGGGTGAGTCTGTAGAAGCGGCGGATGTGATGGAAACCGACGTGCAATTCTTGTACAGCGATGGCGCAGAGTGGCACTTTATGGAGCCGAACAGCTTTGAGCAGTATGTGATGAATAAAGAAGGTGTAGGTGAGACTGAGAAGTGGCTGAAAGGCCAAGAAGAGTGTGTGTTAACGCTTTGGAATGGCCAACCTTTATCCGTTGAACCACCAAAATTTGCTGAGCTGGAAGTGACGGATACTGATCCTGGTCTAAAAGGGGATACTTCGGGCAGCGGTGGAAAACCTGCGACACTCGAAACGGGGGCGGTTGTGCGTGTACCTTTATTTGTTCAGATTGGTGAAACAGTAAAAGTTGATACACGCAAAAGCGAATATGTCGGTCGCGTTAGCAAATAA
- the cgtA gene encoding Obg family GTPase CgtA, which produces MKFVDEALITVHAGKGGNGICSFRREKYVEYGGPNGGDGGHGGSVYLEADRAYNTLADFRFVSKYLAEDGEKGQTRNCTGKCGDDLVLKVPQGTVVIDVETEETLGELVKDGERLLVAQGGFRGLGNVRFKSSLNRAPRQCTNGTPGEVRKLKLELKVLADVGLLGYPNAGKSTLIRAISAAKPKVANYPFTTMHPNLGVVRVGVSQSFVVADIPGLIEGAAEGAGLGLRFLRHVARTRLLWHVVDVNPVDDDPVDAARAIVAELEKYSPELAARERWLVLNKTDLLPEDQQKEWIAHILEGLGWQGPVFEISALDGVGTQALVGKTMQYIEEMEEAKTATSALENPVGGEFEQAEPIS; this is translated from the coding sequence ATGAAATTTGTCGATGAAGCGCTGATTACAGTCCATGCAGGTAAAGGTGGCAATGGTATTTGCAGCTTTCGTCGTGAGAAATATGTCGAGTACGGCGGGCCGAATGGCGGTGATGGTGGCCACGGTGGCAGTGTTTATTTAGAAGCGGATCGAGCCTATAACACCTTGGCCGATTTTCGTTTTGTGAGCAAATACCTTGCTGAAGACGGTGAGAAAGGTCAGACGCGTAACTGTACTGGTAAATGTGGTGATGACCTTGTCCTTAAAGTGCCTCAGGGAACAGTGGTTATTGATGTTGAGACAGAGGAAACTTTAGGTGAGCTGGTTAAGGATGGTGAGCGTTTATTGGTGGCTCAAGGCGGCTTTCGAGGCTTAGGTAATGTGCGCTTTAAAAGTAGTTTAAATCGTGCGCCACGCCAATGCACGAATGGGACGCCAGGTGAGGTGCGTAAACTTAAGCTTGAGCTAAAAGTGCTGGCCGATGTCGGCTTATTAGGCTATCCAAATGCTGGCAAGTCCACCCTGATTCGTGCGATTTCGGCGGCTAAGCCTAAGGTTGCAAACTATCCTTTTACAACGATGCATCCAAATTTAGGTGTGGTTCGTGTCGGTGTGAGCCAGAGTTTTGTGGTTGCAGATATCCCGGGTCTCATTGAGGGAGCAGCAGAAGGTGCAGGTCTAGGGTTAAGGTTCTTGCGCCATGTGGCACGGACGCGTTTGCTTTGGCATGTGGTTGACGTTAATCCTGTTGATGACGATCCTGTGGATGCTGCACGAGCGATTGTGGCAGAGCTTGAAAAGTACAGCCCAGAACTCGCTGCTCGTGAACGTTGGTTAGTGCTGAATAAAACAGATTTATTGCCTGAGGATCAGCAAAAAGAATGGATTGCACATATTCTTGAAGGGCTTGGTTGGCAAGGACCTGTCTTTGAAATCTCAGCCTTAGATGGTGTGGGAACACAAGCACTCGTTGGCAAAACGATGCAGTACATTGAGGAAATGGAAGAAGCTAAAACAGCGACGAGTGCGTTGGAAAATCCTGTTGGTGGTGAGTTCGAGCAGGCAGAACCAATAAGTTAA
- a CDS encoding amino acid--tRNA ligase-related protein, which yields MAFEKYLDLNPHQASLDELKVCADNKGLTVIGLDQADKDTWLQLLLAEYIEPHLGMSQPCFLFDFPASQAALAKVNEKEGGAVAERFEVYVNGVELANGFHELTDAKEQRRRFENDLIERQHHNLPRDIPLDERLLSALESGLPACAGVALGVDRLVMLATESERLDEVVSFTVDRA from the coding sequence ATGGCTTTTGAAAAATATTTAGATTTAAACCCACATCAGGCAAGTTTAGATGAATTAAAGGTTTGTGCGGATAATAAAGGCTTAACAGTTATTGGGCTAGATCAGGCAGATAAAGATACCTGGTTGCAATTATTACTAGCTGAATATATAGAGCCTCACTTGGGTATGAGTCAGCCTTGTTTTTTATTTGATTTTCCTGCTTCCCAGGCTGCTTTGGCAAAAGTGAATGAAAAAGAAGGCGGCGCTGTTGCTGAGCGTTTTGAAGTTTATGTGAATGGTGTTGAGCTTGCGAATGGCTTTCATGAATTGACCGATGCGAAAGAGCAGCGTCGACGTTTTGAAAATGATTTGATCGAGCGCCAGCATCATAATTTACCTCGTGATATTCCCCTGGATGAGCGATTATTGTCGGCATTAGAGTCGGGGCTACCAGCGTGTGCAGGAGTCGCCTTGGGGGTGGATCGTTTGGTGATGTTAGCGACAGAGAGTGAAAGGCTTGATGAGGTCGTTTCCTTTACAGTGGATAGGGCATAA
- a CDS encoding polyprenyl synthetase family protein has protein sequence MSITLKEVKQIVSEDLAATDQLIIESLSSDVALVDQIGHYITNSSGKRLRPLLVLLAAKSVNYNGKAHIKLAAVIEFIHNATLLHDDVVDESDMRRGNKTANVVWNNAASILVGDFLYSRAFQLMTEVGIMRVMQVLADATNQIAEGEVLQLMHCNNPDTSEQDYYKVIERKTATLFATACKLGAIINDNDSDTENALGQYGLHLGNAFQIIDDVLDYSADSNAMGKNLGDDLAEGKPTLPLIYALANSQGTAQQQIHQAITSGGLEHLEQILQTIKHTGALGYARDQAHHQASLAIRALEPLPLTPYKQALVQIAELSLQRNS, from the coding sequence ATGTCAATTACACTAAAAGAAGTTAAGCAAATTGTCAGCGAAGATTTAGCAGCAACAGATCAGCTTATTATTGAAAGCTTGAGTTCTGATGTCGCGCTCGTTGATCAAATCGGCCACTATATCACAAATAGCAGTGGTAAACGGTTACGTCCTCTACTCGTTCTTCTTGCTGCAAAATCAGTCAATTACAATGGTAAGGCCCATATAAAATTAGCCGCCGTCATCGAATTTATCCATAACGCGACCCTACTTCATGATGATGTTGTAGACGAATCCGATATGCGTCGTGGCAATAAAACAGCTAATGTAGTATGGAATAACGCAGCTAGCATTTTAGTCGGCGACTTTCTTTATTCACGCGCCTTTCAACTAATGACTGAAGTTGGCATCATGCGCGTGATGCAAGTGCTTGCAGATGCGACCAATCAAATTGCTGAAGGCGAGGTCTTGCAGCTTATGCACTGCAACAATCCAGATACCTCAGAGCAAGACTATTATAAAGTCATTGAACGTAAAACAGCCACACTCTTTGCGACCGCCTGTAAGCTTGGTGCCATTATCAACGATAATGACAGCGATACTGAAAACGCATTAGGGCAATATGGCTTACACTTAGGCAATGCCTTTCAAATCATAGATGACGTTCTCGACTATTCAGCAGACAGCAACGCCATGGGCAAAAACTTGGGAGACGACCTAGCCGAAGGCAAACCGACACTGCCCTTAATTTATGCGTTAGCAAACAGCCAAGGCACCGCACAACAACAAATTCATCAAGCCATTACCAGCGGTGGTCTGGAGCATCTTGAGCAAATTCTACAAACAATTAAGCATACTGGCGCACTCGGTTACGCAAGAGACCAAGCCCATCACCAAGCCTCCCTTGCAATCAGAGCACTCGAACCACTGCCATTAACACCCTATAAACAAGCACTGGTTCAAATTGCCGAATTATCACTACAGCGTAACAGCTAA
- a CDS encoding amino acid--tRNA ligase-related protein, whose product MMTLWQPNATASKLKKRAECLAQIRQFFAERDVLEVETPLLSQATVTDVQLHSIQVGLSGQKMYLQTSPEFAMKRLLAAGFGSIYQVCKSFRQDEQGRYHNPEFTMLEWYRIGFSHIELMAEMDELFAVDIKMWQSRIFKLSNGF is encoded by the coding sequence ATGATGACTTTATGGCAGCCCAATGCAACAGCTTCTAAATTAAAAAAACGTGCCGAGTGTTTAGCACAGATCCGGCAATTTTTTGCAGAGCGTGATGTATTAGAAGTTGAAACCCCTCTGCTTTCGCAGGCGACAGTAACAGATGTGCAATTACACTCGATTCAGGTGGGGCTTTCAGGGCAGAAAATGTATTTGCAGACTTCGCCCGAATTTGCCATGAAGCGTCTGCTCGCTGCAGGTTTTGGGTCGATTTACCAGGTTTGTAAATCCTTTCGTCAAGATGAGCAGGGGCGTTATCATAACCCTGAGTTCACCATGCTTGAATGGTATCGTATTGGCTTTAGTCATATTGAGCTGATGGCTGAGATGGATGAACTTTTTGCAGTTGATATTAAAATGTGGCAAAGCCGAATATTTAAGCTATCAAATGGCTTTTGA
- a CDS encoding adenine phosphoribosyltransferase yields the protein MKTLSESNKNRLLNSIRNIPDYPKPGILFKDISTLLNDHTAFSLLIDHLCDYYQDQKIDFVAGIESRGFIFGAILAYKLNAGFVPIRKPGKLPSQTYQSEYALEYGTDTLEIHQDAFRDIKSAKVLVTDDLIATGGTAQAALKLIEKAGGQCIGACFAIALHTLPGYQALSKLTSVYSALDG from the coding sequence ATGAAAACCCTATCAGAATCCAACAAAAATAGACTACTAAACAGTATTCGCAATATTCCAGACTACCCAAAGCCTGGCATTTTGTTTAAAGATATTTCCACCTTACTCAATGACCATACTGCGTTTTCTCTACTCATTGACCATCTTTGTGATTATTATCAGGATCAAAAAATCGACTTTGTCGCTGGCATCGAAAGCCGTGGCTTTATCTTCGGTGCAATTTTGGCCTATAAGCTAAACGCAGGTTTCGTTCCTATTCGCAAACCCGGCAAGCTACCCAGCCAAACCTATCAAAGCGAATACGCGCTCGAGTATGGCACCGATACTTTAGAAATCCATCAAGACGCTTTTCGTGATATAAAATCTGCAAAAGTATTAGTCACCGATGACCTGATCGCGACAGGCGGTACAGCGCAAGCGGCACTAAAACTCATTGAAAAAGCCGGTGGGCAGTGCATAGGCGCATGCTTTGCTATCGCACTACACACTCTGCCAGGCTATCAAGCCCTCTCCAAGCTCACTTCTGTTTACAGTGCATTAGACGGCTAA
- a CDS encoding glycosyltransferase family 4 protein has translation MRIAIVHHQYKRKGGMERYLFDLIDGFRAAGDTVDLYVYKKDGNLQIPVGLTVKQTKLWWLPRKLRKYVFTLLMKRIDWSEYDLSISLMRSWGQDLMVCGGSYLAYLRDLNKRSGVLGGMRLYFEMRGFNEVKYVIAHSKKIAQDLLELYSLKEDKVKMLYPPIDTERFSRSRQADRAALREQFGCSLGKVTLVIPSTGHKRKGTYELIEAMKLLPEGQFELLIAGDPIDVTASNIRSLGFVDDMPGLYTAADFMVLPSHSEPFGLVVPEALACGTPVIISSKVGAKELIADGLGLVVNEVTPESIALVIQQAVQKKFNVTSDFIDWYQLDQQAHIKQLKNLVTNE, from the coding sequence ATGAGAATTGCTATTGTTCATCATCAATATAAACGCAAAGGGGGGATGGAGCGTTATCTTTTCGATTTGATCGATGGGTTTCGGGCGGCCGGTGATACTGTTGATCTTTATGTCTATAAAAAAGATGGGAACCTACAGATTCCGGTGGGATTAACCGTCAAGCAAACGAAGCTGTGGTGGTTGCCCAGAAAATTAAGAAAATATGTATTTACCTTGCTGATGAAGCGAATTGATTGGTCTGAGTATGATCTTTCTATCAGCTTAATGCGCTCTTGGGGGCAGGATTTGATGGTTTGTGGAGGGAGTTATCTTGCCTATCTTCGAGACCTCAATAAAAGATCAGGCGTATTAGGCGGCATGCGTTTATATTTTGAAATGCGTGGTTTTAATGAGGTCAAGTATGTCATTGCTCACTCAAAGAAAATTGCACAAGACTTGCTTGAGCTATATTCATTAAAAGAAGACAAAGTGAAAATGCTTTATCCGCCGATAGATACTGAGCGATTTAGTCGCTCTCGACAGGCTGATCGAGCAGCACTAAGGGAGCAATTTGGTTGTAGCCTAGGAAAAGTAACGTTGGTGATTCCCTCAACAGGGCATAAACGCAAAGGAACCTACGAGTTAATCGAAGCAATGAAGCTGCTGCCTGAGGGGCAATTTGAGCTACTGATTGCAGGTGACCCCATTGATGTTACTGCGAGCAATATTCGCTCTTTGGGCTTTGTTGATGATATGCCGGGTTTATACACTGCAGCTGACTTTATGGTGTTGCCTTCTCATTCTGAGCCTTTTGGCTTGGTTGTGCCAGAAGCTCTGGCGTGTGGGACACCGGTGATTATCTCCAGCAAGGTTGGTGCAAAAGAACTGATTGCTGATGGTTTGGGGTTGGTGGTTAATGAAGTGACACCAGAGTCTATTGCTTTAGTCATCCAGCAAGCCGTACAGAAAAAATTTAACGTGACTAGTGATTTTATTGATTGGTATCAATTGGATCAGCAAGCGCATATCAAGCAGCTGAAGAATTTAGTGACTAATGAATGA
- the epmB gene encoding EF-P beta-lysylation protein EpmB, translating to MVSIIHGSVPKVQGQAWQSELKSAFRCPKKLLSYLELDPERYLAGAKRGHQLFQTVVPLSFAKRIEKSNPHDPLLLQVLPTEQETALIPSYSPDPLQENNYSPVKGLLHKYHNRVLFITSGNCAVNCRYCFRRHFPYDENNPGKTGWLKAIDYIKNHSEIDEVILSGGDPLSLKDSALDWLIQRLETVAHLKYLRIHSRFPVMIPSRITDGLIDVLRKTRFISTLVIHSNHPHEISDSVSTALLKLRDSGITVLNQGLLLKNINDSSEILIDLSHRLYQSGVLPYYLHLFDPVQGAAHFDTTKEKAKTLIEEMMRKLPGYLVPKLAYEEPGRAYKVTLTPFN from the coding sequence ATGGTTAGCATAATACACGGTTCTGTCCCGAAAGTGCAGGGGCAAGCTTGGCAAAGTGAACTAAAAAGCGCATTTAGATGCCCAAAAAAGCTATTAAGTTATTTAGAGCTTGATCCTGAACGCTACCTGGCAGGAGCCAAAAGAGGTCACCAACTCTTTCAAACCGTCGTGCCATTAAGCTTTGCTAAACGCATAGAAAAAAGCAACCCACACGACCCTTTACTACTGCAAGTTTTGCCCACAGAGCAAGAAACAGCGCTAATCCCAAGCTACAGCCCTGACCCGCTTCAAGAAAATAATTACAGCCCAGTCAAAGGGTTACTTCACAAATATCATAACCGAGTCCTATTTATCACCAGCGGCAACTGTGCCGTCAATTGCCGTTATTGCTTTCGTCGCCACTTCCCTTATGACGAGAACAATCCAGGCAAAACTGGCTGGTTAAAAGCGATTGATTATATTAAGAATCACTCTGAAATAGACGAGGTCATTTTAAGCGGTGGCGACCCTCTCAGCCTAAAGGATAGCGCGCTTGATTGGCTTATCCAACGGCTTGAAACAGTAGCTCATTTAAAATATTTAAGAATACACAGCCGCTTCCCTGTTATGATTCCAAGCCGTATCACCGATGGCCTGATTGATGTTTTAAGAAAAACTCGCTTTATCAGCACGCTAGTCATTCATAGCAATCACCCGCACGAAATCAGTGATTCAGTCAGTACAGCATTATTAAAGCTTAGAGATTCAGGAATAACCGTGCTTAATCAAGGCTTGTTATTAAAAAACATCAATGATAGCAGTGAAATTTTAATCGATCTTAGCCATCGCTTATACCAATCCGGTGTATTGCCTTACTATTTACACTTATTTGACCCAGTACAAGGTGCTGCTCATTTTGATACAACAAAAGAAAAGGCTAAAACATTAATCGAAGAGATGATGAGAAAATTACCCGGTTACCTGGTCCCTAAGCTGGCCTATGAAGAGCCAGGCCGTGCTTATAAAGTTACATTAACGCCCTTTAATTAG